In Luteimonas viscosa, the following proteins share a genomic window:
- a CDS encoding glutamate-5-semialdehyde dehydrogenase has product MTDIRHLALRCRDAAQVVAALPTVAKDAMLRAMADALLSDAQAILAANAQDMAAAQAKGVGPAMLDRLRLDDARLTGIADALREVAALPDPVGQVTRRETRPNGICVERVRTPLGVVAMIYEARPNVTADAAALCLKAGNGVILRGGSEALRSNLAIAAALQRALVAAGVPAAALTIVEDLRRETMLELLQLTDIVDLAIPRGGEGLIRFVAEHARVPVIKHYKGVCHLYVDADADQDLALRLLVDGKVSRPSACNALETLLVHAGAAAEFLPRAAATLRGHGVELRGDAATRAIFAGAGEATEDDYDAEYLDLVIAIRVVDSLQAAIAHIRRHGSDHTEVIVTRDAGNAEKFVQALRSAVVMVNASSRFSDGGELGLGAEIGISTTRLHAYGPMGLEALTVERFVVRGEGQTRNIHG; this is encoded by the coding sequence ATGACCGACATCCGCCACCTCGCCCTCAGATGTCGCGACGCCGCCCAGGTGGTCGCCGCGCTGCCCACCGTCGCCAAGGACGCGATGCTGCGTGCGATGGCCGATGCCCTGCTGTCCGATGCGCAGGCGATCCTCGCCGCCAACGCGCAGGACATGGCGGCAGCGCAGGCCAAGGGCGTCGGACCGGCGATGCTCGACCGGCTGCGCCTGGACGACGCCAGGCTCACGGGCATCGCCGACGCATTGCGCGAGGTTGCCGCGCTGCCCGACCCGGTGGGGCAGGTGACGCGACGCGAAACCAGGCCCAACGGCATCTGCGTGGAACGCGTGCGCACGCCGCTCGGCGTGGTGGCGATGATCTACGAGGCGCGCCCCAACGTGACCGCGGACGCCGCGGCGTTGTGCCTGAAGGCCGGCAACGGCGTGATCCTGCGCGGCGGCAGCGAGGCGCTCCGTTCGAACCTGGCGATCGCGGCCGCGCTGCAGCGGGCGCTGGTCGCCGCCGGGGTGCCTGCCGCCGCGCTGACGATCGTCGAAGATCTCCGCCGCGAGACCATGCTCGAACTGCTGCAGCTCACCGACATCGTCGATCTCGCGATCCCGCGCGGCGGCGAGGGCCTGATCCGGTTCGTGGCCGAGCATGCGCGGGTGCCGGTGATCAAGCACTACAAGGGCGTCTGCCACCTGTACGTCGATGCCGACGCCGACCAGGATCTCGCCCTGCGCCTGCTGGTCGACGGCAAGGTCTCCAGGCCCAGCGCCTGCAATGCGCTGGAGACGCTGCTCGTGCATGCCGGCGCGGCCGCGGAATTCCTGCCCCGAGCCGCCGCGACCCTGCGCGGGCATGGCGTCGAGCTGCGCGGCGATGCCGCCACGCGGGCGATCTTCGCCGGCGCGGGCGAGGCGACCGAAGACGACTACGACGCCGAGTACCTCGACCTGGTGATCGCGATCCGGGTGGTCGATTCGCTCCAGGCGGCGATCGCCCACATCCGCAGGCACGGCTCGGACCACACCGAGGTGATCGTCACGCGCGATGCGGGCAACGCGGAGAAATTCGTGCAGGCGTTGCGCTCGGCGGTGGTGATGGTCAATGCCTCGTCGCGCTTCAGCGATGGCGGCGAGCTCGGCCTCGGTGCCGAGATCGGCATCTCGACCACGCGGCTGCACGCCTACGGGCCGATGGGCCTGGAGGCGTTGACCGTGGAGCGCTTCGTGGTCCGGGGCGAGGGGCAGACGCGCAATATCCACGGCTGA
- the proB gene encoding glutamate 5-kinase encodes MDAHPFSEQLLPPWRRAVLKVGSSLLAANGGGLSTEYAQAIAGFVVASHAAGREVVVVSSGAVAAGRAIMREQPHDGAEMAERQALAALGQARLIGFWQGLLDRHVAQVLLTHDDLRNRRRYLNARATLAALLRHRAVPVVNENDTVSVDELKLGDNDNLAAIVAALVDADVLFIATDIDGLYDADPRRNPDARPVEVVPQLTQALLSAAGGTGSAAGTGGMRTKLEAAQRASAAGVATVLFNGTRADVLAGLATDRLRGTRIHALRSRVAVRKHWLQNAPAEPGAIVVDAGAANALVEKGASLLPGGVVTADGDFRRGDMVEIVQRDERGTRRVARGVSQYSAADIRRVARRHSREIEAVLGYSYGGTVIHRDDLMLI; translated from the coding sequence ATGGACGCGCATCCCTTCTCCGAGCAGTTGTTGCCGCCCTGGCGACGCGCCGTGCTCAAGGTCGGCAGCAGCCTGCTGGCCGCGAACGGCGGCGGTTTGTCGACCGAGTACGCGCAGGCGATCGCCGGGTTCGTCGTCGCCTCGCACGCGGCCGGCAGGGAAGTGGTGGTTGTGTCCTCGGGCGCGGTCGCGGCCGGGCGCGCGATCATGCGCGAGCAGCCGCACGACGGCGCCGAGATGGCCGAACGCCAGGCGCTCGCCGCGCTCGGGCAGGCGCGCCTGATCGGGTTCTGGCAGGGCCTGCTCGACCGCCACGTGGCCCAGGTGCTGCTGACCCACGACGACCTGCGCAACCGCCGCCGCTACCTCAATGCGCGGGCCACGCTGGCGGCATTGTTGCGCCACCGCGCGGTGCCGGTGGTCAACGAGAACGACACCGTGTCGGTCGACGAACTCAAGCTCGGCGACAACGACAACCTCGCCGCGATCGTCGCCGCGCTGGTCGATGCCGACGTGCTGTTCATCGCCACCGACATCGATGGCCTGTACGACGCCGATCCGCGCCGCAATCCCGACGCGCGCCCGGTGGAGGTGGTGCCGCAACTGACCCAGGCGTTGCTGTCCGCCGCCGGCGGCACCGGCAGCGCCGCGGGCACCGGTGGCATGCGGACCAAGCTCGAGGCGGCGCAGCGCGCCTCGGCGGCGGGCGTCGCCACCGTGCTTTTCAACGGCACCCGGGCCGACGTGCTGGCCGGACTGGCGACCGACCGCCTGCGCGGCACCCGCATCCACGCCCTGCGCAGCCGCGTCGCGGTGCGCAAGCACTGGCTGCAGAACGCGCCGGCCGAGCCGGGCGCCATCGTCGTCGACGCGGGCGCGGCCAACGCGCTCGTGGAAAAGGGCGCCTCGCTGCTGCCGGGCGGGGTGGTCACTGCCGACGGCGACTTCCGTCGCGGCGACATGGTCGAGATCGTGCAGCGCGACGAGCGCGGCACCCGCCGTGTCGCGCGTGGGGTCAGCCAGTACTCCGCCGCCGACATCCGTCGCGTCGCGCGCCGTCATTCGCGCGAGATCGAGGCGGTGCTGGGCTACAGCTACGGCGGTACCGTCATCCACCGAGACGATCTGATGCTGATTTAG
- a CDS encoding YciI family protein has translation MLMRRPGFDPSLVGPHTAFLDELRARGLLEMSGGFGDRSGGAYLLTGIDSLEQAREIAGRDPLVIQGASDLAVHEWNTR, from the coding sequence ATGCTAATGCGGCGGCCCGGTTTCGATCCGTCGCTGGTCGGGCCGCACACGGCGTTCCTGGACGAACTGCGCGCACGTGGCCTGCTGGAGATGAGCGGTGGCTTCGGCGACCGCAGCGGCGGCGCCTACCTTCTGACCGGCATCGACAGCCTGGAACAGGCGCGCGAGATCGCGGGCCGCGATCCGCTGGTGATCCAGGGCGCCTCGGACCTCGCGGTCCACGAATGGAACACCCGCTGA
- the argH gene encoding argininosuccinate lyase, which translates to MSDLLWQKPGVEVDARIQHFLAGDDVVLDREFFLHDIRASAAHAQGLRRIGILSDAELEGLERELAQLGDDFRSGAFVLDERYEDGHSAIEARLTERLGDAGRKIHTGRSRNDQVLVATRLWLKEKLARVASLSREVAKVALDRAQVERDLPIPGYTHVQRAVVSSAGMWWAGWAEAFIDDAVRAADTLALVDCNPLGTAAGYGVNLALDREHTTTSLGFGRMQVSPAYAQLSRGKFELAALEALGSATLDLRRIAWDLSLFTSAEFGFVALPAQYTTGSSIMPNKRNPDVIELMRATHASVAAARTEIEQLLSLPSGYHRDLQGSKGAIFHGFGRGLAALELLPALLANLEWREDRMRAAIDPGMYATDVAVEAAVAGVPFREAYRAAAAGAGSAGQGRTPEASLSARVSPGAAGDLRLDALQARWEAL; encoded by the coding sequence ATGTCCGACCTGTTGTGGCAGAAACCCGGTGTCGAGGTCGACGCGCGGATCCAGCACTTCCTCGCCGGCGACGACGTGGTGCTCGATCGCGAGTTCTTCCTGCATGACATCCGGGCCAGTGCCGCGCATGCGCAGGGGCTGCGACGCATCGGCATCCTCTCGGACGCGGAGCTGGAAGGGCTGGAACGCGAGCTGGCGCAACTCGGCGACGACTTCCGCTCCGGCGCGTTCGTCCTCGACGAGCGCTACGAGGACGGCCATTCCGCGATCGAGGCGCGCCTCACCGAGCGCCTCGGCGATGCCGGCCGCAAGATCCACACCGGCCGCAGCCGCAACGACCAGGTGCTGGTGGCCACGCGCCTGTGGCTGAAGGAGAAGCTGGCGCGGGTGGCATCGCTTTCTCGCGAGGTCGCGAAGGTCGCGCTGGACCGCGCACAGGTCGAACGCGACCTGCCGATCCCCGGCTACACCCATGTACAGCGGGCCGTGGTGTCGTCGGCCGGCATGTGGTGGGCCGGCTGGGCAGAGGCCTTCATCGACGATGCGGTGCGTGCGGCAGACACGCTCGCCCTGGTCGACTGCAATCCGCTCGGCACTGCCGCCGGCTACGGCGTCAACCTGGCGCTGGATCGCGAACACACCACCACGTCGCTCGGCTTCGGGCGGATGCAGGTCTCGCCGGCGTATGCCCAGCTTTCGCGCGGCAAGTTCGAGCTGGCGGCGCTGGAAGCGCTCGGCAGCGCCACCCTCGACCTGCGCCGCATCGCCTGGGACCTGTCGCTGTTCACCAGCGCGGAGTTCGGCTTCGTGGCGCTTCCCGCGCAATACACCACGGGCAGTTCGATCATGCCCAACAAGCGCAACCCGGACGTGATCGAGCTGATGCGCGCCACCCACGCCAGCGTCGCCGCCGCGCGCACCGAGATCGAGCAGCTGCTGTCGCTGCCGTCGGGGTACCACCGCGACCTGCAGGGCTCCAAGGGTGCGATCTTCCACGGCTTCGGTCGCGGCCTGGCGGCGCTCGAGTTGCTGCCGGCGCTCCTGGCCAATCTCGAATGGCGCGAGGACCGGATGCGGGCCGCGATCGATCCGGGCATGTACGCCACCGACGTGGCGGTCGAGGCGGCGGTGGCCGGCGTGCCGTTCCGCGAGGCCTATCGCGCCGCAGCCGCGGGTGCCGGCTCGGCCGGGCAGGGGCGCACTCCCGAGGCCAGCCTGTCCGCGCGCGTATCGCCCGGCGCTGCCGGCGACCTCAGGCTCGACGCCTTGCAGGCGCGCTGGGAGGCGTTGTGA
- the argC gene encoding N-acetyl-gamma-glutamyl-phosphate reductase, which translates to MSHAPVSLGIIGARGHTGRELIRLVAAHPHFELAFVSSRELDGQRVDAHDEGYAGDLRFESLAADAVAAKAADAVVLALPNGKAAPFVAALDAAAPETVVVDLSADYRFDEGWHYGLPELTRGRYAGQKRISNPGCYATAMQLAIAPMLGRLAGPPQCFGVSGYSGAGTTPSDKNNVELLRDNLMPYALVGHMHEREVTRQLGRPVEFMPHVAPHFRGITMTVNLHLSEPVGLEAARGLYRERYAGEPLVRIVDDAPWVSRIAGRHGVEIGGFAVDAEGRRLVVVATLDNLLKGAATQAMQNLNLAFGFDEMTAIPR; encoded by the coding sequence ATGAGCCACGCACCCGTTTCCCTCGGCATCATCGGCGCACGCGGCCACACCGGCCGCGAGCTGATCCGGCTGGTCGCCGCGCATCCACACTTCGAGCTGGCGTTCGTGTCCTCGCGCGAACTCGACGGGCAGCGGGTGGATGCGCACGATGAGGGTTACGCCGGCGACCTGCGCTTCGAATCGCTGGCCGCCGATGCGGTCGCGGCGAAGGCGGCCGATGCCGTCGTGCTGGCCCTGCCCAATGGCAAGGCCGCGCCCTTCGTCGCCGCGCTGGACGCGGCCGCGCCGGAGACGGTGGTCGTCGACCTGTCCGCCGACTACCGCTTCGACGAGGGCTGGCATTACGGCCTGCCGGAACTCACGCGCGGCCGCTACGCGGGACAGAAGCGGATCAGCAATCCGGGCTGCTACGCGACCGCGATGCAGCTGGCGATCGCGCCGATGCTCGGGCGGCTGGCGGGCCCGCCGCAGTGCTTCGGCGTGTCCGGCTACTCGGGTGCCGGCACGACCCCGTCGGACAAGAACAATGTCGAGTTGCTGCGCGACAACCTGATGCCGTACGCGCTGGTCGGGCACATGCACGAGCGCGAGGTGACGCGCCAGCTCGGCAGGCCGGTGGAGTTCATGCCGCATGTCGCTCCGCATTTCCGCGGCATCACCATGACCGTGAACCTGCACCTGTCGGAGCCCGTGGGCCTGGAGGCGGCGCGTGGCCTGTACCGGGAGCGTTATGCCGGCGAACCGCTGGTGCGCATCGTCGACGACGCGCCCTGGGTCAGCCGGATCGCGGGACGGCACGGTGTGGAGATCGGCGGCTTCGCGGTGGACGCGGAAGGCAGGCGTCTGGTCGTGGTGGCCACGCTCGACAACCTGCTCAAGGGCGCGGCGACGCAGGCCATGCAGAACCTCAACCTGGCGTTCGGCTTCGACGAGATGACCGCGATTCCCCGCTAG
- a CDS encoding GNAT family N-acetyltransferase: MSGSPHPSAWSSVPRLAGRHAVLEPMQVAHVDGLRAAVEGSGLDRLWYTHVPAPAQVAGYVDEVLAARDAGRVLPFTVRDARGDVVGSTRFYGLEPEVPKLLIGYTWYAPRVQRTGVNSECKLMLLEHAFETLACVNVSFETSWFNHASRAAIARLGAKQDGVLRNAKRHADGSLRDTVVFSILDTEWPAVRRHLRFRLESHA, translated from the coding sequence ATGAGTGGAAGCCCGCATCCATCCGCGTGGAGCAGCGTGCCGAGGCTGGCCGGGCGCCATGCCGTGCTCGAACCGATGCAGGTCGCGCACGTCGATGGCTTGCGCGCCGCGGTTGAAGGCAGCGGCCTCGACCGGCTCTGGTACACCCACGTGCCGGCGCCGGCGCAGGTCGCCGGCTACGTCGACGAGGTGCTGGCCGCACGCGACGCAGGCCGGGTGCTGCCCTTCACGGTGCGCGATGCCCGCGGCGACGTCGTCGGCAGCACCCGTTTCTACGGCCTCGAACCCGAGGTGCCGAAGCTGCTGATCGGCTACACCTGGTACGCGCCGCGCGTGCAGCGCACCGGCGTGAACAGCGAATGCAAGCTGATGCTGCTCGAGCACGCCTTCGAGACCCTGGCCTGCGTGAACGTGAGTTTCGAGACCAGCTGGTTCAACCACGCCTCGCGCGCGGCGATCGCCCGGCTCGGCGCGAAGCAGGACGGGGTCCTGCGCAACGCCAAGCGCCACGCCGACGGCTCGCTGCGCGACACCGTGGTGTTCTCGATCCTCGACACCGAATGGCCGGCCGTGCGCCGGCACCTGCGTTTCCGCCTGGAATCACACGCATGA
- a CDS encoding acetylglutamate kinase has protein sequence MNIDANRQTRQTIVRLLSSMASAKEISQYLKRFSQVDAKRFAVVKVGGAVLRDDLEALTSSLSFLQEVGLTPIVLHGAGPQLDAELAAAGIGKQTVNGLRVTSPEALAIVRRVFQASNLALVEALQQGGARATSITGGVFEADYLDRDTYGLVGEVKAVNLAPIEASLQASSIPVIASLGETPGGQILNINADFAANELVRVLQPYKIIFLTGTGGLLDPEGQVIDSINLSSEYGHLMQQPWINGGMKVKIEQIKDLLDHLPLESSVSITRPADLAKELFTHKGSGTLVRRGEKVLRGMDWEAFDRERLRDLIERSFGRRLAPDYFERTTLLRAYVSENYRAAVILTDGDGMVYLDKFAVLDDAQGEGLGRAVWNVMREETPQLFWRSRHNNQINIFYYAESDGCYKQEKWKVFWYGIEAFADIERCVAHCATRQPTLLD, from the coding sequence ATGAACATCGACGCCAACCGGCAGACCCGGCAGACCATCGTGCGCCTGCTCTCGAGCATGGCCAGCGCGAAGGAGATCAGCCAGTACCTCAAGCGCTTCTCGCAGGTCGACGCCAAGCGCTTCGCCGTGGTCAAGGTCGGCGGCGCGGTGTTGCGCGACGATCTCGAGGCGCTCACCTCGTCGCTGTCGTTCCTGCAGGAAGTCGGCCTGACCCCGATCGTGCTGCATGGCGCCGGGCCGCAGCTCGATGCCGAACTCGCGGCCGCCGGGATCGGCAAGCAGACCGTGAACGGCCTGCGCGTGACCTCGCCCGAGGCGCTGGCGATCGTGCGCCGCGTGTTCCAGGCCTCCAACCTCGCCCTGGTCGAGGCGTTGCAGCAGGGCGGCGCCCGCGCCACCTCGATCACCGGCGGCGTGTTCGAGGCCGACTACCTCGACCGCGACACCTACGGCCTGGTCGGCGAGGTGAAGGCGGTGAACCTGGCGCCGATCGAGGCCAGCCTGCAGGCCAGTTCGATCCCGGTGATCGCCAGCCTCGGCGAGACCCCAGGCGGGCAGATCCTCAACATCAACGCCGACTTCGCCGCCAACGAACTGGTGCGCGTGCTGCAGCCCTACAAGATCATCTTCCTCACCGGCACCGGCGGGCTGCTGGACCCGGAAGGGCAGGTGATCGATTCGATCAACCTGTCCAGCGAGTACGGGCACCTGATGCAGCAGCCGTGGATCAACGGCGGGATGAAGGTGAAGATCGAGCAGATCAAGGACCTGCTCGACCACCTGCCGCTGGAATCGTCGGTCTCCATCACCCGGCCAGCCGACCTGGCCAAGGAACTGTTCACGCACAAGGGTTCGGGCACGCTGGTCCGGCGCGGCGAGAAGGTGCTGCGCGGCATGGACTGGGAGGCGTTCGACCGCGAGCGCCTGCGCGACCTGATCGAGCGCAGCTTCGGCCGGCGCCTGGCGCCGGACTACTTCGAACGCACCACGCTGCTGCGCGCCTACGTCAGCGAGAACTACCGCGCCGCGGTGATCCTCACCGACGGCGACGGCATGGTGTACCTGGACAAGTTCGCGGTCCTGGACGACGCCCAGGGCGAGGGCCTCGGCCGCGCGGTCTGGAACGTGATGCGCGAGGAGACGCCGCAGCTGTTCTGGCGCTCGCGACACAACAACCAGATCAACATCTTCTACTACGCCGAGTCCGATGGCTGCTACAAGCAGGAGAAATGGAAGGTGTTCTGGTACGGGATCGAGGCCTTTGCCGACATCGAACGCTGCGTGGCGCATTGCGCCACGCGCCAGCCGACGCTGCTGGACTGA
- a CDS encoding acetylornithine deacetylase, with product MLDSILKHLEALVSFDTRNPPRAITADGIFDYIRAQLPDFRVEVSDHGAGAVSLFAVRGQPRHLFNVHLDTVPSSPHWSADPHVLRIGNDRAIGLGACDIKGAAAGLIAVAEATRGDAAFLFTSDEEANDARCIAAFLARDHGFSDVIVAEPTSCEAVLAHRGISAVRMAFKGRAGHASGPGALDASALHHAVRWSSRALDFVGLESHRRFGGLTGLRFNIGRIEGGIKANVIAPAAELRFGFRPLPSHDIEQLHAAFRGFAAPDALEAYEETFRGPSLPSGDVAAAEDRRLAARDLADELGLPVGNAVDFWTEASLFSRAGLTALVFGPGDIAQAHTADEWVSLEQLQRYAGIVGRILGSA from the coding sequence ATGCTCGACAGCATCCTCAAGCACCTCGAAGCCCTGGTGTCCTTCGACACCCGCAACCCGCCGCGCGCGATCACGGCCGACGGGATCTTCGACTACATCCGCGCGCAGCTGCCGGATTTCCGAGTCGAAGTGAGCGATCATGGTGCCGGCGCGGTCTCGCTGTTCGCCGTGCGTGGGCAGCCGAGGCATCTGTTCAACGTGCATCTGGACACGGTGCCGTCCTCGCCGCACTGGAGCGCGGATCCCCACGTGCTGCGGATCGGGAACGATCGCGCCATCGGGCTCGGCGCCTGCGACATCAAGGGCGCGGCCGCCGGGCTGATCGCGGTCGCGGAGGCCACCCGGGGCGATGCCGCCTTTTTGTTCACCAGCGACGAGGAAGCCAACGATGCGCGCTGCATCGCCGCCTTCCTGGCGCGCGACCATGGCTTTTCCGACGTGATCGTCGCCGAACCGACGTCCTGCGAGGCGGTGCTGGCCCATCGCGGCATCAGCGCGGTGCGCATGGCGTTCAAGGGCAGGGCGGGGCACGCCTCGGGGCCGGGGGCGCTCGATGCCAGCGCGCTGCACCACGCGGTGCGCTGGAGCAGCCGTGCGCTCGACTTCGTCGGGCTCGAATCGCATCGCCGTTTCGGCGGACTGACCGGGCTGCGCTTCAACATCGGCCGGATCGAGGGCGGCATCAAGGCCAACGTGATCGCGCCCGCGGCGGAGCTGCGTTTCGGATTCCGGCCGCTGCCCTCGCACGATATCGAGCAGCTGCACGCGGCATTCCGGGGTTTCGCAGCGCCCGATGCGCTCGAAGCCTACGAAGAAACCTTCCGCGGTCCTTCGCTGCCCTCGGGCGATGTCGCCGCGGCGGAGGACCGCCGGCTCGCCGCGCGCGACCTCGCCGACGAACTCGGCCTGCCGGTCGGCAACGCCGTGGACTTCTGGACCGAGGCCTCGCTGTTCTCCCGTGCCGGGCTCACCGCCCTCGTCTTCGGGCCGGGCGACATCGCCCAGGCGCACACCGCCGACGAATGGGTCTCGCTCGAACAACTGCAACGCTACGCCGGCATCGTCGGCCGCATCCTCGGATCCGCATGA
- a CDS encoding argininosuccinate synthase produces MSQQAASPNPESPIPDPAAASRDIVLAFSGGLDTSFCVPYLQERGWNVHTVFADTGGVDADEREFIEKRAAELGVASHVTVDGGPAIWSGFVRPFVWAGEGYQGQYPLLVSDRYLIVDASLARAAELGTNAIAHGCTGMGNDQVRFDLAIKAQGSYRIVAPIREIQKEHTQTRAYEQAYLEQRGFGVRAKQKAYTINENLLGVTMSGGEIDQWETPGEGARGWCAPRGAWPVEPLTVNLRFERGEAVELDGKVLPGEQILAKLNRLFASYGVGRGMYTGDTVIGLKGRIVYEAPGLVALLTAHRALEEAVLSKQQNRFKPEVARKWVELVYEGFFHDPLKTDLEAFLASSQQQVTGEVVLETRGGRVDAVAVKSPRLLHSKGATYAQSADWGVEEAEGFIKLFGMSSTLWAEVNR; encoded by the coding sequence ATGTCGCAGCAAGCCGCTTCCCCGAATCCCGAATCCCCAATCCCCGACCCCGCGGCTGCAAGCCGCGACATCGTCCTCGCGTTCTCGGGCGGCCTGGACACCAGCTTCTGTGTGCCGTACCTGCAGGAACGCGGCTGGAACGTGCATACCGTGTTCGCCGACACCGGCGGCGTGGATGCCGACGAGCGCGAGTTCATCGAGAAGCGCGCGGCCGAGCTGGGCGTGGCCAGCCACGTCACCGTCGATGGCGGGCCCGCGATCTGGAGCGGCTTCGTCAGGCCGTTCGTGTGGGCGGGCGAGGGCTACCAGGGCCAGTACCCGCTGCTGGTGTCGGACCGCTACCTGATCGTGGATGCGTCGCTCGCGCGCGCCGCCGAGCTCGGCACCAATGCGATCGCGCATGGCTGCACCGGCATGGGCAACGACCAGGTGCGCTTCGACCTGGCGATCAAGGCGCAGGGCAGCTACCGCATCGTGGCGCCGATCCGCGAGATCCAGAAGGAGCACACCCAGACCCGCGCCTACGAGCAGGCCTACCTGGAGCAGCGCGGTTTCGGCGTGCGCGCCAAGCAGAAGGCCTACACGATCAACGAGAACCTGCTGGGCGTGACCATGTCCGGCGGCGAGATCGACCAGTGGGAGACGCCGGGCGAGGGCGCGCGCGGCTGGTGCGCGCCGCGCGGCGCGTGGCCGGTCGAGCCGCTGACGGTGAACCTGCGCTTCGAGCGCGGCGAAGCGGTGGAACTCGACGGCAAGGTGCTGCCCGGCGAGCAGATCCTGGCGAAGCTCAATCGCCTCTTCGCCTCGTACGGCGTCGGCCGCGGCATGTACACCGGCGATACCGTGATCGGGCTCAAGGGCCGCATCGTCTACGAAGCGCCGGGCCTGGTGGCATTGCTCACCGCGCACCGCGCGCTCGAGGAGGCGGTGCTGAGCAAGCAGCAGAACCGCTTCAAGCCAGAGGTGGCGCGCAAGTGGGTGGAGCTGGTGTACGAGGGCTTCTTCCACGACCCGCTGAAGACCGACCTCGAGGCGTTCCTGGCCTCGTCGCAGCAGCAGGTCACGGGCGAGGTGGTGCTGGAGACCCGCGGCGGACGCGTCGACGCGGTGGCGGTCAAGTCGCCGCGCCTGCTGCACTCGAAGGGCGCCACCTACGCGCAGTCCGCCGACTGGGGCGTGGAGGAGGCCGAGGGCTTCATCAAGCTGTTCGGCATGAGCAGCACGCTCTGGGCGGAGGTCAATCGCTGA
- a CDS encoding N-acetylornithine carbamoyltransferase: MPSMKHFLNTQDWSRADLDALLAQAAVFKRDKLGDALKGRSIALVFFNPSMRTRTSFELGAFQLGGHAVVLQPGKDAWPVEFDLGTVMDGDTEEHIAEVARVLGRYVDLIGVRAFPKFVDWTRDREDLVLKSFAKYSPVPVINMETITHPCQELAHALALQEHFGTSDLRGKKYVLTWTYHPRPLNTAVANSALTIATRLGMDVTLLCPTPEYVLDERYMGWAAQNVAESGGSLAVSHDIDSAYTGADVVYAKSWGALPYFGNWAPEKPIRDQYRHFIVDEAKMALTDNGVFSHCLPLRRNVKATDAVMDSPNCIAIDEAENRLHVQKSVMAALVGRRD; this comes from the coding sequence ATGCCGTCAATGAAGCATTTCCTCAACACGCAGGACTGGAGCCGCGCAGATCTCGATGCGCTGCTGGCGCAGGCCGCCGTCTTCAAGCGCGACAAGCTCGGCGATGCGCTCAAGGGTCGCTCGATCGCGCTGGTGTTCTTCAACCCGTCGATGCGTACCCGCACCAGTTTCGAGCTGGGCGCGTTCCAGCTCGGCGGGCACGCGGTGGTGCTGCAGCCGGGCAAGGATGCATGGCCGGTCGAGTTCGACCTGGGCACGGTGATGGACGGCGATACCGAGGAGCACATCGCGGAGGTGGCGCGCGTGCTGGGGCGCTACGTCGACCTGATCGGCGTGCGGGCCTTCCCGAAGTTCGTCGACTGGACGCGCGATCGCGAGGACCTGGTGCTGAAGTCGTTCGCGAAGTATTCGCCGGTGCCGGTGATCAACATGGAAACCATCACCCATCCCTGCCAGGAACTGGCGCACGCGCTGGCGCTGCAGGAGCACTTCGGCACCTCCGACCTGCGCGGGAAGAAGTACGTCCTCACCTGGACCTACCACCCCAGGCCGCTGAATACAGCGGTCGCGAACTCCGCCCTCACCATCGCCACCCGCCTGGGAATGGACGTGACCCTGCTGTGCCCCACGCCCGAGTACGTGCTCGACGAGCGCTACATGGGCTGGGCGGCGCAGAACGTGGCCGAGAGCGGCGGCTCGCTGGCGGTCAGCCACGACATCGACAGCGCCTACACCGGCGCCGACGTGGTCTACGCCAAGAGCTGGGGCGCGCTGCCGTACTTCGGAAACTGGGCGCCGGAGAAGCCGATCCGCGACCAGTACAGGCACTTCATCGTCGACGAGGCCAAGATGGCGCTGACCGACAACGGCGTGTTCAGCCACTGCCTGCCGCTGCGCCGCAACGTCAAGGCCACCGACGCGGTGATGGACTCGCCGAACTGCATCGCCATCGACGAGGCCGAGAACCGCCTGCACGTGCAAAAAAGCGTGATGGCGGCCCTGGTGGGCCGCCGGGACTAG